The sequence ATCCCCGGCCGACCGGTGGTGTGGTAGCGGATGGCGTTCAGCACGTCCTCGTCGGCCACGCCGAAGCGCGCCTTGGCCACCTCGGCGGCGACGGGGCCGTGCCACAGCTCGGCGTCGTAGGCGAGGACGTCCTGGGGAAAGGCGCTCGCCTGCACCGCCGCGCGCAGCCGGTCGATGGGCCAGAACTTGGCGAAGTCGTGCAGAATGGCCGCCAGCTCCGCCTTCGTCGGGTCGGCTCCGTAGCGTTCGGCAAGCCGCACCGCCGCCTCCACCACCCCGAGGGTGTGGAGGTAGCGGGGCTCCGGGACCTCGTCCCGCAGCGCCCGAAGCAACGTCTCGCGGTCAACGCTTCCGTTTCCCATAGACCTCATGCGCCTCCATGTACTGCCGCACCGCCTCCGGCACCAGGTAGCGCACCGAGCGCCCCGCGCGGATCCAGCGGCGAAGTTCGGTGGCCGACAGCGCCAAAAGGGGCATGTCCACCCAATGCAGGGGAATCCCGGGGAGAACGGGGCGTGCATACCCCGGCCGCCCGAGGGCGACGAAGCGGACGAGGGTTTTCAGCTCGTCAATGGCGCGCCAGTTGGGCAGATCGGCGGCCATGTCCGCCCCGACGATGAAGTAAAATTCCGCGTCCGGATGCTGCCGGCGCAGCGCTCTGACCGTGTCCACCGTGTACGAGGGGCCCGGGCGGCGCAGCTCGATGTCGCAAACGCGAAAGGCCGGGTGATCGGCCACGGCCAGCTCGACCATGCGCAGCCGATGGTGCGCCGGCGACACCGCGTCGCGCATCTTGTGCGGCGGCTGGCCGGCCACAACGAACCACACCTCATCCAGGGCCAATTCGTCGCGCACCCGCTCGGCCGCCGCCAGGTGTGCCACGTGCGGCGGGTCAAAGGTGCCGCCGAAGAGTCCAACCTTCACCCGATCACCTCGGCAGTTCGATCCGCTTCTTTTCGCGCGACTCGCGGTACAGCACGATGACGTTGCCGATCACCTGAACGAGCTCCGCCCCCGTCGCCTCGGCGAGCTGGCGCGCCACTTCCTCCTTGTCTTGCGGGCAGTTTTTCAGGACGTTCAGCTTGATCAGCTCCCGCGCTTCCAGGGCGTCGTCCACCTGCTTGATCAAATTGGCGTTTACGCCGCCCTTGCCCACCTGAAAGATCGGCGTGAGGGGGTGGGCCAGGGCGCGAAGGTAGCGCTTCTGCTTGCCGGTCAGCATTCTTTCCCCTCCTTCTCGGCCGCCAGCGCCCGCAGCGCGGCGTCGCGCATGAGCGCCACCGGCGCCGGCCGGCCGGTCCACCGTTCGAAGGCCAAGGCGCCCTGGTGGACGAGCATGCCCAATCCGCCGTGGGTGACGAGCCCCCGCGCCTCGGCTTCCCGCAGCAGGCGCGTCTTGAGCGGGCGGTACACGAGGTCGCTCACGAGGAGGCCGTCGTGGAGCCACTCCGGGGGAAGCGGCGTCTCGTCCGCGTGGGGCACCATCCCCACCGACGTCGTGTTGATGAGCAGTGTCGCCTCGCGCACCGCGTCGGCCAGCCGCTCGGGGGGCACCGCCCAGGCGTCGGCGAACGGGGCGAGGTGTGCCGCCAGCTCCGCGGCCTTCTCCGGCGTGCGGTTGGCGATGGCGATGCGCGATGCGCCGCCCTTGGCCAGGCTGACGGCCACCGCCCGTGCCGCCCCGCCGGCGCCAAGGATGAGCACCCGCTGCGCAGCGAGGTCCACGCCCGTCTCCTCGACCAGGGACCGGACGTACCCGCGGCCGTCGGTGTTCGTGCCCACCAGCCGCCCGTCCGCTTCCACGATCACCGTGTTGACCGCCCCGATCGCCCGCGCCTCCTCGTCGAGCGCATCCAAGAGGGGGACAATGGCCACCTTGTGCGGGATCGTCACGTTCACCCCGCGAAAGGACAGGGCGCGCAGGGCCCGCACCGCGTCGGCCAGATGCGCCGGTGGCACGGGAAAGGCCACGTAGCGCAGGTTGAGGCCCAGGGCCGCGAAGGCGGCGTTGTGCATGGCCGGCGACAGGGAATGGCCTACGGGGTAGCCAAACAGACCCACAAGGCGCGTCTCGGCGGTGATCGTCATCGCGTTTCGCCCCTTACTTCCGTCTTGCCCCGGCGTTCCGGTGCCTTCCACCGCGGCCCACACCGCACCCCCGCCGATCCGCTCACGACGAGCCCGCCGCGCGACGAATTTCGCGGATCCGACGCAGGTGCTCCTCGTAGGTCTTGCTGAACACGTGGGAGCCGTCCGGGCGGGCAACATAGTAATAGAAGTCGTGCCGCTCGGGATGGAGCGCCGCCTCCAGCGCGCCCCGCCCCGGCGCGGCGATGGGCCCCGGCGGCAATCCGGGATAGCGATAGGTGTTGTACGGCGAGTCCACCTTCAGATCCTCGTAGAGCAGCCGCTCTTTGTGCTTCCCCAGCGCGTACTGCACGGTGGCGTCGATCTGCAGCTTCATGCCCTTCTTCAGGCGGTTGTAGATGACCCCGGCGATGCGCCGTCGCTCCTCGGGGCGCTTGGCCTCCCGCTCCACCATCGACGCGATCGTCACCACCTCGTGCAGGCGCTGGGGCGGAATGGCCAGCTCCTTGGCCACCTCGTCGAATCGCCGGCGCATCAGCGCAATCAGCTCGTTCGCGCCGTCGCCCTTCTGCAGGCGATAGGTGTCCGGATACAGGTAACCCTCGAGGCGCCGGTTGCCGGGCGGGAGCTTCCCCTCCACGCCCGCGGGGGGCTTGGCCACCGCCAGGGCCTGAAAAAACGCCGCGCGATCGGCAATGCCCAGTTCGGCCACGCGGTCGGCCATCTGCTCCAGCGTCCAGCCTTCGGGAATGGTCACCGTCACCCAGTCGCGCACGGTACGGCCTTCCGCCAAAAGGGCAACCAGCTCGCCCACGGAGATGTTGGCGGGGATGTCATAGGTGCCCGCCTTCAGCGATTGGCCGGCCGCCCGCCACCGGAAGTACGCCGCGTCGCGCACGAGCCCTTCCGCCTCGAGGTGCTCGGCGATGCGCGCCGTGCTCCAGCCCGGATCGATGGTGATGCGCTTGGCCGGGTTCTGCGGATACTCCAGCGCCGCCCACGCCCCCACGGCCAGCAGGACGGCGAGAGCGGCCGCGCTCAGCCACGCGCGATACCTCCGCATCATCGCCGAACCCGCTCCTAGATCAAGGCGCGACGCAACCCGACCCCGACGCCCTGCGGGACGTGCACGTCAACGAGGGCGCCTGTGCCGCGGACCGAAATCCATCCCAGCCCGGAGATGACGATGTCCACCGGATCGGGGGGCACCTCGAAGGTGTGGCGGACAAACGGGGGGAGGTGCTGCCAATCGCTGCCCCGTGGCGGCGACAAAAGCCCTCCACGGTGCCGCTCGTACAGGGCATCGGCGTTGACCAGCTTGGTGCGATGGATGCGCAGGCGGTTGGACACGTAGCAGACAAAGGACTGCCGCTCGCCGCGCACGAAGTCCAGCCGCGCCAGGCCGCCAAAGAACAGCGTCTGCTGGTCGTTCAGCTGGTACACCCGCGGGCGCAGGGTTTCCTCCGGGATCAAAATCTTGAGGTCCTGCGGGGACACCATGTGGCTGATCTGGTGCGCGTTGACGATGCCCGGCGTGTCGTACAGCCGGCACCCGTCGCCGAGCGGAATCTCGATGACGTCGAGGGTCGTGCCCGGAAAGCGGGATGTGGTGATGGGCCGCCGCGTATCGACGCCGTAGAGAGGAAGAAGCCGGTTGAGGAACGTCGACTTGCCGACGTTCGTCACCCCGACCACATACACGTCCCGCCCGTCGCGCAGCTCCTCAATGGCCTCCGCCACCGCCTCGAGGCGCAGCCCTTTCTTCCCGCTGCACAGCTCGATGCGCGTCGGGGTAAGGCCCAATTCCCGCGTCATCTGTTCCAGCCACAGCCGCACCTTTTGCCAGTTTGTCTGCCGGGGCAAGAGGTCGACCTTGTTCCCCACGAGGAGGACCGGGTTGTCGCCGGTGTAGCGCGCCAGGTCGGGGATCCACGTCCCGTTGACGTCAAACAGGTCGACCAGCTTGACGACGAGGGCGTCGGTCTGGCCGATCCGCTCGAGGATGCGCGCAAAGTCTTCCGCATCCAACCGGACGGTCATCACCTCATTGTAATGCGTAATGCGAAAACAACGCTGGCAGGTGACCTCTTCCCGCTCCGCGAGCACCTGGGCGGGGACGTAACCGGGTCGGGTCTCGTCCTCCGACTGCAGCACCGCTCCGCATCCGGGGCAAATCCGTTTTCCCTGCTTCATCGCGTCTCCCCCCACTTGAGCCAGCCCTTGTGCCGCATCCAGCGAAACGCGAGCCGTTCCAGCCGGCGATTGATCCGCGTCCAGAAGCCTTCTTTCCCGGCGAGGGGAAGGACCAAAATGGTAGCAAACCCCAGGCGCTTGCCCCCCAGCACGTCGGTAAAGAGCTGGTCGCCGACCACGACCACCTGATGGGGGGGCAACTGCAACATGCGCAGCGCTTTGAAAAACGCGCTGCGCATCGGTTTGCGGGCCCGATGGATATAGGGGACGCCGAGGGGATCGGCGAAGGTGGCCACGCGGGTCCGGTTGTTGTTGGAGACGATGACCACGCGAAAGCCGCGGTCCTGCACCCCCTTCAACCACGCCACCACGCGCGGCGTCGCATTCGGGCGGTCGGCTTCCACCAGCGTGTTGTCCAAATCCGTGATGATGCCGCGGATGCCCGCGTTCCACAACGCCTCCAGGTCGATCTGGTAGACGCTGTCAACATACAGGTCCGGAACAAGCCTTCTGAGTAACACCGGGTCACCTCAACCGGGAAAATATCGCCGCATCGTGTGCTCGGCCACTACTATATCATACTTCCCCATTTCCGTGCAGGCGCGATTGGAAAAAACGCGCTTTACCCGCGATCCGATTCGGCCTCTTTCCGCTTGTCGCGCCCCTGTTTGTACAGCGCCTGAAACAATTTCATCAGCGCCCGTTTTTCGATGCGCGACACGTAGGAGCGGGAAATGCCCAGTTCTTTGGCGATTTCCCGCTGCGTCTTCTCTTCCGCGCGCACGAGGCCGAAGCGGTGCAGGATCACCTCGCGTTCCCGCGGGTCGAGGGCATCCAGGTGCGCATAAATCTGGTCCTTCTCCAATTCGAACTCCACCGCGTCGACGACCTCGTCCATCTCGGTGCCCAGGATGTCCGCCAGGGTGATCTCGTTGCCTTCTTTGTCCTGGCCGATGGGATCGTGGAGCAAGACTTCCCGACGCGTCTTTTTCAAGGAGCGAAGGTGCATGAGGATCTCGTTTTCGATACAACGAGCCGCATAGGTGGCCAATTTTGTTCCCTTGTCCATCTGATAACTTTCAATCCCCTTGATCAACCCGATCGTGCCGATGGAAATCAGATCTTCGGTGTCCTCGCCCGTGTTCTCAAACTTCTTCACAATGTGGGCCACCAGGCGCAGGTTGTGCTCGATCAGCTTGTTGCGCGCCTCCCGGTCCCCCTTGGCCATCCGGCGCAGGTACAACGCCTCTTCTTCCTCGCTGAGGGGTTGGGGAAACGCGTTGTTCTTGATGTACGACACAAAGAGCAAGAGGTCTTTCAAGAGCAAGACCAAACCGCCAAACAGGCCGAACACACCCAGCCACCTCCCCGGTGCAGCGGCTTGGTGCTACTGTATGAGGCTGGGCTTCTGTCCGTGTCTGTCCCACAGCATACAGTTTGACTGTATGGTTTTGACGGGGGTATACTAAAGGCAAAAGCCCCGAAATGCGGGAGGTGAAACCCGTGGGGAACGGCGACTCTACCGCATCGGCGAGCTGGCCCGCCGATCGGGACTCAGCGTGCGCACGATCGACTACTACACGCAGATCGGTCTCTTGATTCCCGTCCGGCGAAGCCCCTCGAACTACCGCTATTACGGCGACGACGCCCTGGTCCGCCTGCGGTGGATCGAGCGGCTGAAAGCGGAGAAGTACACGTTGGAGGAAATCCGCGCATGGCTGGACGAAATCGATCACCTGCTGCGCGAGGGCGACTTGCAGAGCCTGGCCCAGCGGATGGAAGAGGTGTTGGCCTCCCTGGAACAAGCGAAAAAGGAGCTGGCCAAGCTGACGCCGGCCCTGTCCCATCTGCAAGGGCAGGACCACGATCGCGTGGCGAAGCAGTTTGCCGCGCGCGCCATGTCCACGCTCCAAGGCATGCTCGTGCTCCTGAGCAACACCCCGCCGACCCTGTGATCACCTTACCGTTTCGGCTGTCGGCGGCAAGAAAGCGCTTCACTCTACAAAATGGAGGGCGGATCCGATGTTCTTCCATCCCATGGATTTCCTGATTTTTGCGGCGTTTGGCCTCGCCCTGTGGGCGCAGATTCGCGTGCAGGGCAATTTTAGCCGCTGGCATGGCGTCCCGGCTGCGTCGGGGCTGACGGGTGCCGAGGCGGCGCGCATCCTGCTCGATCGCAACGGCCTCCACGACGTGCCCGTGGAACTCGTGCCGGGCCGCCTGACCGACCATTACGACCCCATCCACCGCGTCGTGCGCCTGTCGGAGGATGTGTACTACGGGCGAAGCATCGCCGCGCTGTCGGTGGCCTGCCACGAGGTGGGGCACGCCATCCAGCACAAGGTGCGCTACCCGATGCTCGTGCTGCGCCACCGCATGTTTCCCGTGGTCAACTTCAGCGCGTCGCTTGCCCCGCTGTTCCTCCTGGGCGGCCTTCTGCTGCAATGGGCCAACCTGATCGGCCTGGGGATCGTGCTCTTCTCGGCTGCCGTGGCCTTCCAGCTGGTCACCCTCCCCGTGGAGTTCAACGCCAGCAGCCGCGCGAAAAAGTTGATGCTGCAAGAAGGATTTATCGCCCGCGGTGAAGAAAAAGGTGTGGAAAAGGTGCTGAACGCCGCCGCGCTCACCTACGTCGCCGCGACGCTGGTGGCCGTGTTGGAATTGGTCAAGTATGTCATGATCTTTACCCAGGCCAACCGCGAAGAATAATGGAAAGGCAACCGGAACGTTTGGGAAAGGGGGTGTGCCCTTCCCCTTTGTCGGGGAAGGGCGCTGACACCTTGGAAAGTCCGAGTTTCCCTACCGTCCTGCTCAATCTGTTTGTGGTGTTCCTGCTGGTGTTCTTGAACGGGTTCTTTGTCGCCGCCGAGTTTGCCATCGTGAAGGTGCGCCAGTCGCGCATCCTCCAGCTGGTGAACGAGGGCAACCGCCGTGCGCGCTTCGCCCAGCACGTGACGAACCGCCTCGACGCGTACCTCTCGGCGTGCCAGTTGGGGATCACCCTCTCGTCCCTCGGTTTGGGTTGGGTGGGGGAGCCGGCCATCGCGCGGATGATCGAGCCGGCCCTCAAGCCGCTCGGCGTTCCGCCCATGGCCGTGCACAGCATCGCGTTCGTCGTCGCGTTCTCCTTCATCACGTTCCTGCACATCGTGCTGGGCGAGCTGGCGCCCAAATCCATCGCCATCCGCAAGGCGGAACCCGTCACGCTGTGGCTCTCCCCGCCGCTGATGCTCTTTTACAAAGTGATGTATCCGGTCATCTGGTTCTTGAACGGCACGGCAAATTGGTTCTTGCGGCGCATCGGCATTGAACCGGTCGACGAGCTCCAGCAGGCCCACACCGAAGAGGAGATCCGCATCCTCGTCAAGCAGAGCCATCAGCGCGGCCTCATCGATCAAACGGAGCGCGTCCTCGTCGACAACGTCTTTGAATTTTCCGAACGGGTGGCCCGCGAAGTGATGGTGCCGCGGACCAAAATGGTCGTCTTGTACCTAGAAGATTCCTTTGAGGAGAACCTCAGCATCGCCCGCGAAACGCGCCATACACGCTATCCGGTGGCCGAAGAGGACAAGGACAACATCATCGGCTTCGTTCACGTTTCGGATCTGTACGCCGAAGCCCTGAAACCCGGCAAGGACAAGAGCCTCAAGCCCCTCATCCGCCCGATTTTGACCGTTCCGGAATCGATGGAGCTCAGCCAAGTGCTGCGGCTGATGCAGAAAAAGCGCGTGCACATGGCCATTGTCGTCGACGAGTACGGCGGAACGGCGGGGCTGCTCACCCTCGAAGACATTCTCGAGGAAATCGTCGGCGAGATTCAAGATGAATTCGACGATGAGCGCCCCTTGTGGGAAAAGAAGGGCGACGTGTATTCCGTCGACGGGCGCGTGCTGATCGAGACGGTCAACGAGCTGCTGCAGCTCGACATCGAGAACGAAGAGGTCGACTCCATCGGCGGGTGGGTCTACGCCCGCCTGGAAGGGGCGCCGGAAGTAGGGAAGACGGTGGTGTACGACAACGTGCTGTTCGAGGTGGCGGAGATGGACCGGCTGCGCATCTCCCGCTTGAACATCAGGCGCCTGCCGCCGGAGACGGCCAGCGCCGCCGCGGACGATGCCACCGTGGAAGCCACGGTGGAACAGCGGTGACGCTGCCCTCTAGACGACGTCAAAAAACACGAACAGGTACACCCACACCGCAAACGCGAGGGCGGCGAGCAGCACCCCCACCCACACGACGGCAAAGGCGGCAAACCTGCGCCCCGCCGTCCGGGCCAGCCCGTTCCACACCGCGGGCAACACCAGCAGGATCAGCCCCAAAAACACCGCCAAGAAGGGGCCCAAAAAGAGCAGCTCTTCGTACAGCACGGCCACCCCTCCTCGTCTTGCGGGTGTGCCGTGTTAGGGTATGCGGCAAGGTCCGGGGCGGTTATTCGTTTGCCGCCACCACCCTCATCACCTCGCCGAACAGGCGGGTGGCCTGGTTTTTGCCTTCTCGGCTCTGCCCGCGCACCAAGACGGCCACCGCGTAACGCGGCTGTGGTGCAGGCCCAAATCCCACAAACCAATGGTGATTGACCTGACGTTGGCCCAGGACTGCCTGGGCCGTTCCGCTTTTTCCGGCAAGTTTCCAGGGATGGGCGCCCAGCGCCGTTCCCGTCCCCTCCTCCACCACCCCGCGCATGAGCTTGCGCAGGCGGTAGGCCGTGTACGGCGAAACGCCCGACGCGTCGGGGAGACGCCGCTTGGAAAACACGACAAAGGATGCGCCGGTTTGGTAGCGCAGCTCCGTCGCCACCCGCACGGAGACGGGCGTTCCGCCATTGAGGAGCGTCACGACGAGATTGGCCGCCGCCAGGGGCGTCAGGCGCACATCGCGCTGCCCGATGGCCGTCTGAACGAGTGCCCCCTCGTCCGCCTTCTCCTCCGGGCGGGCAAACACCTGGCCCGCTTCCTCTTCGGCAAACTGGGCCAGTCGCGGGAGGCGAAAAAAGGGCGCCTCCGCCCAGCCCACGGTGCCGACGACGCCGAGGGCCCGCGCATACCGTTCGATCGTCTCGCCGCCCAGGCGCCTGGCCAGCTCGGCAAACACGAGATTGCACGACTGGGCGAACCCCTCGGCCAGGGTGAGGTGGCCGTGGCCACCTGGTTTCCAGCAGGAAAAGCCGTACCGGCCCAGCTCGCCGGAACAGAAGAAGCGCTCCTCCTCCGTCGTCACACCCTCCTCGAGGGCGGCGGCGGCGACGACGATCTTGAACACCGAACCCGGCGGCGTGCGCATCAGGGCGCGGTTTCGCCACGCGTCTCCCGTGGCGTAGGGATGGCGCGGATCAAAGGCCGGGCGGCTCACCATGGCCCGCACCTCCGCCGTTTTGGCGTCGAGGACGACGATCGCCCCGTCGCGCAAGGGAAAGCGATCGGCGACGCGCTCCAGCGCCTGCTGCAGCGGGCGATCAAGGGTGGTCACCAGTTCCAGCGGATAGAAGGGGTTGTCCGGCGCGCGAAGGCGGAGGCCCAGGCCGGACAGCACATTCCCGCGCGCGTCGGTGAAGTAGGCCAGCGTTGTCGACCCCACCCCCTGCAGAAAGGGCTCAAAGGACCGCTCCAACCCCGCGGCGCCGACCAACTGGGTGAGCGGCACGTCCGCGCGCCCCCACCCCTCCCGGTACAAGCGGCGCACCAGATCGGGGTTTTGGCTGACAAAGCCAAGCACATGGCGCGCCACGCCGCCTTCCGGATAGCGCTCGGCAACCGAGAAGACGCGCACCTCGGGAAGGCCCAGGGCCGCGACGGCGCGCGCCTGTTTCGCCGTGAGGGCCACCAGGCGGCCGCGGGCGTCGCGCCAGAAGTCAGGACCCTTCGCCTCCCGAAACCAGCGCGCAAGGCGGTCGGGATCGGCGCGGAGAATGGCCGCCAGTCGCCGCGTGGCCGCGTCGTCGGGCACCGCGCGCCGCGCGACGGGCAAAAAGGCCAGCGCGCACACCGTGCGCCCGGTGAGCGGCCGCCCCTGGCGATCGACGATGGGCCCGCGTCCGGTGTCGAGCACGAGCACGCGCTCCCGCTGGCGCACCGACGCCTCCACCAGGTCGATGCCGCGCTCGGAGAAACTGCGCTGCGCCCACACCTGAATCCATCCCAGCCGTCCCAAAAGCGCCGCCCACATCACTGCGCCAACCACAAGCAGCGCGATGAGGCGGTTGCGGTGCCGCCCTCCCTGCGCCGCATCCATCGTCCCATCCTCCCCGCGAGCGGGATACTGGATAGGATAGCCAGGATCGCGGCAGGGCAAACGGGGCCAACACCGTCCTGGAACCGAAAGCCGGTCTCGTTGCGAGGAAAACGGAAAGCGGCCCGCATGGCTCGGGCCGCCGCTTTCGCTGGCGCGCGTTTGTGCACGCAAGATACGCGGGGCACCGGTTCAGCGCCCCGCGTTTTCTTCCTCCTGGAAATAGAGCCACTCGTCGAAGGCTTCCGCCGCCCGCTCCCATTCGTCCTCATCCTCGATGGGTTCCACGGCAACCGGACCGTCATTCCCGAAGCGGACGCGGAAGAGATACCAGTCTTCCCCGTCCGCGTCGCGCCGCCCCTTGAGCACGGCGTAGACCGTGCCGTCCAGGTCAAACTCGGTCAGCACACGGTAGCGCTCCTCCGACCCGTCGCCGACGAGGGCCACCTCGTCGCCCATCGCCTCGCGCAGGTAAAAGACCTCGCGGGCCATGCGCGGTTCCGTCATCGCTTCGCCTCCCTGCCGTCCGCCGCATCGGCCTCGTCGTCCTCCCCCGCGTCGTCGGCGTCGCCGTCCAGCACGCCTTCCTCGGCGAGGGTCTGGTAGGCGTCCTCGATCACCTGCCAGGCGGCGTTGAACTCGTCCTCGTCTTCAACGGGAGCCAGGCTGCCGTCCTCCTCCAAGCGGAACAGGAAGACGTCTTGTTCCTCGTCGTTGATCTGCTCCTCGGGCACCAGGGCAAAATAGCGGGTCCCGTTGTGCTCGAACTCGTACATCACGCGAAAATCCCGTTCGTCCTCCCCATCCACCAGCGTCACCGGATCGCCCACTTCAATCGGCTCCTGCATCGCCATGCCATTCCCTCCTTTTGGCGTCCAAATACCCTTGCAACATGACCGCCGCGGCCACCTTGTCGACCACCTGCTTGCGCCGGCGCCGGCTGAGATCGGCCTCAAGGAGCGTCCGCTCGGCCAGCACCGTGGTCAGCCGCTCGTCCCACAGGTGGACCGGCAAGGTCAGCCGCTTTTCAAGAAAGCGCGCGAAGGCCTGGCACCGTTCGCCGGTCGGCCCCAGGGTGCCGTTCATGTTCCGGGGCAGGCCGACGACGATGGCCGTCACACCGTACTGTTCGATGAGACGCTGAAGAGCGGCCACATCGGCTTCCTTCGACGTGCGGCGGATGACGGCGACGCCCTGGGCGGTCAGGCCCAGCTCGTCGCTCACCGCCACGCCGATGGTCCGCTCCCCCACGTCCAGCCCCATGATGCGCATGGCAACCGTTCCCACTCCTAGTCTGATCCGCCGGCGCACCCGTCATGCACCGTGCCCGCGGCGCGCCGCCCTTAGAAGCGGCACCACGCTCCGCCGGCCGGGCGGCGCCGTCCCCAAGCCGCGGTCACTCCCGGCCGTTCACCTGCAGGTAGTGCTTCACCAGCTCTTCGATCAGCTCGTCGCGCTCCACCTTGCGAATCAGCGTGCGGGCGTTGTTGTGGCGGGCAATGTAGGCCGGGTCGCCCGACAAGAGGTACCCCACCAGCTGGTTGATCGGGTTGTATCCCTTTTCCTTGAGGGCGTCGTAGACGGTGAGGATGACGTCGCGCGGCGAGATGTCCGCGCTGTCCTCCTTCACGCGGAAACGCATCGTCTTGTCCATCGAACTCATGGTCCGGTGCCACCTCGCTCCAGCGGTCCTAACGGTACAAATTCGCCGCGAAGGGCCGGTTTCCTCTTCGCGGCGACACGGGTTTTTTTGCCCCTTGTCATGGCGAAACCCGCGCGCGGCTCCCACCTGCGCCGCGCGACGCGCTCGCCCGCCTTCGCGTCAGCCCACCTGCACCGCGCGCACGAACTCCTTGACGTAGCCAAGCGCCTCGTCAAGCCGCTGCGGGTCGCGGCCCCCGGCCTGGGCCAGGTCCGGACGGCCACCGCCGCCCCCGCCGCAGCGCGCAGCCACTTCCTTGACGAGCTTCCCGGCGTGGAAGCCGCGCTGCACGAGGTCCGATGTGACGCCGGCAACGAGGCTAACCTTGCCCTCGCGCGCCGTGCCGAGGACGACGATGCCCGAGCCGAGCTTCTTCTTCAGCTCGTCGCACAGGGCGCGCAGGCCGTCCATGTCGACGCCGCTCACCTTGGCGGCGATCACCTTCACCCCTTCCACCGTCTCGGCCCGCTCGGCGAGGGACTGGGCCTCGAGGCGACTGAGCCGCGCCTGCAGCGACTCGTTCTGCCGCTCCAGCGCGCGCAGCTCCTCCTGCAGGTGCTGGATGCGTGCCGGCACGTCGCTGACGTGGCCCGCCTTTAGCATGTCCGCCGCCGTGCGCAGCAAGTCGAGCTGCTGGCCCACGTATTCGTAGGCGTGGCGGCCGGTCACCGCCTCGATGCGCCGCGTGCCGGCGCCGATGCCGCTTTCGCTGACGATCTTGAAGAGGCCGATTTCCGCCGTGTTGCGCACGTGGCAGCCGCCGCACAGCTCGAGGCTGTAGTCGCCCACCTGCACGACGCGCACAATATCGCCATACTTCTCCCCGAAGAGGGCCATCGCCCCCATGGCCTTGGCCTTCTCCAGCTCGGTGTGGAAGATGGTCACGTCGATTCTCTTCCAGATTTGCTCGTTCACCCGCCGCTCGATGCGCTGAAGCTCCTCGGCGGTGAGGGCGCTGAAGTGGGTGAAGTCGAAGCGCAGCCGGTCCGGCGCCACGAGGGAGCCGGCCTGGTTGGCGTGCTCGCCGAGGATCTCCTTGAGGGCCTTGTGCAGGAGGTGCGTGGCGGTGTGGTTCTTGACGATGTCGGCGCGCGCCGCCCTGTCCACCGCCGCCATCACCGCGTCGCCGACGCGCACCCGGCCGCGGACGACGCGCACGGTGTGGACGTGCTGGCCGTTGGGGCCCTTCTGCACGTCGTCCACCTCGAGCTCCCCGTTGGGCCCAACGATGCGCCCCTTGTCGGCCACCTGGCCGCCGCTCTCGGCGTAGAAGGGCGTCTCGGCGAGGATCACCTGGGCCGTGTCGCCCTCGGCCACCTC is a genomic window of Calditerricola satsumensis containing:
- a CDS encoding zinc metallopeptidase gives rise to the protein MFFHPMDFLIFAAFGLALWAQIRVQGNFSRWHGVPAASGLTGAEAARILLDRNGLHDVPVELVPGRLTDHYDPIHRVVRLSEDVYYGRSIAALSVACHEVGHAIQHKVRYPMLVLRHRMFPVVNFSASLAPLFLLGGLLLQWANLIGLGIVLFSAAVAFQLVTLPVEFNASSRAKKLMLQEGFIARGEEKGVEKVLNAAALTYVAATLVAVLELVKYVMIFTQANREE
- a CDS encoding peptidoglycan D,D-transpeptidase FtsI family protein, which translates into the protein MDAAQGGRHRNRLIALLVVGAVMWAALLGRLGWIQVWAQRSFSERGIDLVEASVRQRERVLVLDTGRGPIVDRQGRPLTGRTVCALAFLPVARRAVPDDAATRRLAAILRADPDRLARWFREAKGPDFWRDARGRLVALTAKQARAVAALGLPEVRVFSVAERYPEGGVARHVLGFVSQNPDLVRRLYREGWGRADVPLTQLVGAAGLERSFEPFLQGVGSTTLAYFTDARGNVLSGLGLRLRAPDNPFYPLELVTTLDRPLQQALERVADRFPLRDGAIVVLDAKTAEVRAMVSRPAFDPRHPYATGDAWRNRALMRTPPGSVFKIVVAAAALEEGVTTEEERFFCSGELGRYGFSCWKPGGHGHLTLAEGFAQSCNLVFAELARRLGGETIERYARALGVVGTVGWAEAPFFRLPRLAQFAEEEAGQVFARPEEKADEGALVQTAIGQRDVRLTPLAAANLVVTLLNGGTPVSVRVATELRYQTGASFVVFSKRRLPDASGVSPYTAYRLRKLMRGVVEEGTGTALGAHPWKLAGKSGTAQAVLGQRQVNHHWFVGFGPAPQPRYAVAVLVRGQSREGKNQATRLFGEVMRVVAANE
- a CDS encoding DUF1292 domain-containing protein; translation: MAMQEPIEVGDPVTLVDGEDERDFRVMYEFEHNGTRYFALVPEEQINDEEQDVFLFRLEEDGSLAPVEDEDEFNAAWQVIEDAYQTLAEEGVLDGDADDAGEDDEADAADGREAKR
- a CDS encoding IreB family regulatory phosphoprotein, translated to MSSMDKTMRFRVKEDSADISPRDVILTVYDALKEKGYNPINQLVGYLLSGDPAYIARHNNARTLIRKVERDELIEELVKHYLQVNGRE
- a CDS encoding hemolysin family protein, translating into MESPSFPTVLLNLFVVFLLVFLNGFFVAAEFAIVKVRQSRILQLVNEGNRRARFAQHVTNRLDAYLSACQLGITLSSLGLGWVGEPAIARMIEPALKPLGVPPMAVHSIAFVVAFSFITFLHIVLGELAPKSIAIRKAEPVTLWLSPPLMLFYKVMYPVIWFLNGTANWFLRRIGIEPVDELQQAHTEEEIRILVKQSHQRGLIDQTERVLVDNVFEFSERVAREVMVPRTKMVVLYLEDSFEENLSIARETRHTRYPVAEEDKDNIIGFVHVSDLYAEALKPGKDKSLKPLIRPILTVPESMELSQVLRLMQKKRVHMAIVVDEYGGTAGLLTLEDILEEIVGEIQDEFDDERPLWEKKGDVYSVDGRVLIETVNELLQLDIENEEVDSIGGWVYARLEGAPEVGKTVVYDNVLFEVAEMDRLRISRLNIRRLPPETASAAADDATVEATVEQR
- the ruvX gene encoding Holliday junction resolvase RuvX, translated to MRIMGLDVGERTIGVAVSDELGLTAQGVAVIRRTSKEADVAALQRLIEQYGVTAIVVGLPRNMNGTLGPTGERCQAFARFLEKRLTLPVHLWDERLTTVLAERTLLEADLSRRRRKQVVDKVAAAVMLQGYLDAKRREWHGDAGAD
- a CDS encoding DUF1292 domain-containing protein yields the protein MTEPRMAREVFYLREAMGDEVALVGDGSEERYRVLTEFDLDGTVYAVLKGRRDADGEDWYLFRVRFGNDGPVAVEPIEDEDEWERAAEAFDEWLYFQEEENAGR
- a CDS encoding MerR family transcriptional regulator; translated protein: MRTIDYYTQIGLLIPVRRSPSNYRYYGDDALVRLRWIERLKAEKYTLEEIRAWLDEIDHLLREGDLQSLAQRMEEVLASLEQAKKELAKLTPALSHLQGQDHDRVAKQFAARAMSTLQGMLVLLSNTPPTL